In Nitrosopumilus sp., the genomic stretch TCTTGTCAGTTGGGATAAATGATTGGGGAGGCATATCTCCACTTACTCCGGATTTTGTAAATCCGGAATTTGCATGGCCAGAAATTAACAAAGTGGACAAAGAGTCTAAAGATGCAGGGTTTGATTTAAAATGTAGATTCCCAGTATATCCGGAATTTTTCTCTTTTATTAGCAAAGAGTTAAGAGATAAGATGGCAGTAATTGAAAATGAAGAAGGATTGGTAAAAGAGGGATACTGGAGATGACAATCAATATAGACGCATTATTAAAAAATGCAGATCCGCTCATTTCTGAAATCTTAAACAATGCATTATCAGATAAAGAAATTTCTGCTCAAGATGGATTAGAGTTATACAAAACAACCGGAATTGATTTTCATTTAGTAGGGCTAGTTGCAGATGAAATTAGAAGAAGAAGAGTCGGGGATATTGTATCTTATGTAGTGAATAGAAATATCAATTTTACAAATGTATGCATAAAACAATGTGGATTTTGTGCATTTAGTAGAGATTTTAGAGAAGAGGAAGGATATTTCCTACCAACAGAAGAGATCGTACGAAGGGCAATGGAGGCACGCCAATTAGGAGCAACTGAAGTATGTATTCAAGCAGGACTGCCCCCAGACATGAAAGGAGATCTTTATGAGAGTATTTGCAAGGAGATCAAAAAAGAGATTCCAGATATACATATTCATGGATTTTCACCTGAAGAGATTCTATACGGAGCATCAAGATCTGAGATTTCAATTGAGGAATTTCTAAAAAGAATGAAGGAGGCAGGAGTGGATACACTTCCAGGAACATCAGCAGAAATTCTTGATCAAAAACTACGAGACCAGATTTCTCCAGGAAGAATAAGTGTAGAGAATTGGGAAAAAGTAATCAAATATGCCCACAAAATTGGAATCAACACTACATCAACTATGATGTTTGGACATTTAGAAACACTAGAACAAAGAGTGGCACACATAGCAAAATTAAGAGACATACAAAAAGAGACGGGGGGATTTACCGAATTTGTCCCTCTAAATTTTATTCATACTGAAGCCCCCATGTACAAACATCAATTACATGAAGGAATAAGACGGGGGGGAAGTGGAAATGATGTCTTACTAACACATGCTGTTGCAAGAATCATGTTGAACAATTCAATTAACAATATCCAAATGTCATGGGTTAAAGAAGGACAAAAAATGTCACAGTTATTGCTAATGTGGGGAGCCAATGATTTTGGCGGAACTCTGATTAACGAAAGTATTTCAACATCAGCAGGTTCAGAACATGGACAATTATTAAAACCGAAAGAGATTAGAAGAAGGATTAAGGAGATTGGAAGAATACCTGCTGAGAGAAATACAAATTATAAAATTCTAAAAAAGTTTGATGCAGAAGAAGAGGTAGATGAAAAACTAGATAGAGTTTCTGATACATCTCAATTTGGATCATACGTAGAATTGATAAAAATTAACAAATTCAGATACAAAAATCCTAGAGCGAAGTAAATGTCTGCCTTAGAAGAGGCATTAAATCATTCAAAAAATGTTGGAGTTGATGAATGTGAAATAGTCGTTTTGAAAAAAAAGATCATAACTGTGCGAATTACTGATTCAGAGATTGCTGAAACCAAACAAAACTTTGATGAAAGTTATGGTATTAGATTAATCCACAATAAGAAAATTGCATCAATTCAAATTACAAATCAGCAAAAAATTAAAGATGCTATTAATGATTCATTAAAGACTCTGCACAGTCTAAAGCCACGAGAATTTTGGCGCGGATTACCATCCAAAATAAAATCACAAAAATTAGACGGAACATATGACAAAAACCTAGCGAACATTTCAGGATCTCAAGCTATGGATATCGCAGAATCCATGATTAATGCAACTAATAGCTACAAAATAAACACGATTACAGGCTCGCTGAATATTGTTTCAGATGATTTTGAACTTGAAAATTCAAATGGATTAAAACTCAAAGAAAAGTCCACATATATCTCAGGAATAATTAATGCAGAATCAGAATCAGGTACATTACCAGTATCAGGAATTGGACATGATTGTTGTAGGACATTATCAAATTTTTCAACAGAACAAATAGGAAATGATGCAAAAAATATGTGTCTAGAATCAATAAATCCACAAAAAATTGATTCAGATACATATTCCATAATTTTTGAGCCGTATTCTGTTGGAGAATTGCTATCATTTGTGATTGCATCAAACTTTAATTTTAAAACATTCGCAGAAAAGAAAAGTTGCTTCTCAAACGATTTTGAAAAAGAAATTGCAGTAAAACAATTTAGTTTAATTGATGATCCACATATTTCAGAAGGCATAGGAACAAAATCAGTTGATGATGAGGGGATTAAAACCCAAAAACGAAGTTTGATAGAAAATGGAATTTTCAAAAATACGTTTTCAAATCTTTTCGATAGTTACAAAGAAGGAAAACAATCTTCAGGAAATGCATTACGTTTAGGATCTCCAATGGGGAGAAGCTCAGAGCCAATTCCAATTTCAGCACCACATAATCTAAAAATTAATCCAGGAGAGAGCTCACAAGAAGACATGATAAAAGATACAAAGCACGGGTTGTTAATTGGAAGGCTATGGTACACATATGCAGTAAATCCAATCAAAGGAGATTTTTCATGCACTGCAAGAAGCGGAATAAAAATTATTGAGAATGGCGAAATCAAAGGTCCTGGAAAATCAGTTAGAATAATTCACAATCTTGCAGATATGTTAAAAAATATTTCAGAAATTGGAAATAATCAAAAAAACATAATTCAGTGGGCATCACTTCCGTCAATTGCACCATCGATAAAAGCGGGAAAAATTTCGGTAAAATCAATCTAATTTAGGCACAGATTAATTAAAAAACGTGAAAACCAAATATGCCACATAGCCTATCGCAATGCAAGCGCCCATAACACGATTAATAATTCCAGTTTTAAGTGCAATTAACAATGAAATACTAAAGATGATCATGATGGTATAATCAATGAAGACGTCGGGTGCGACCATCACACCTCCAAGCGTCGCACCTACACCCATGATCATCAAGATGTTGTAGATATTACTTCCAATAATATTTCCAACACCGATATCCCCATGTCCTTTTCTAATTGCAATAATGGATGTAATTAATTCAGGAAGAGACGTTCCAATTGCAATCACAGTCAGCCCTATGATTTTTTCAGACAACCCAAACTCTTGGGCTAGAATTACGGCATTATCAACAGTAAGAATTGCACCAAAATACAAAATAACAACACCTGTCCCAATTAATCCAAAAGATTTCAGATATACATTATTTTTACTTTCTCCAACATTTTCCTTGCTTTCTTCGCGGTGTTTCATTGCATCTTTGAATGTATAATATCCATAAACGCCTAATCCTACAAGCAGCAAAATTCCATCATATATAGAAAGTTCACCATCAATTGAAATCAAAATCAAAAGAAAAGAAACGCCTAGCATTATTGGAATTTCTTTACGTAAAACAGATTTACTTACTGCAAGTGGAACAAGAATTGCTGCAATTCCTATAACCATTCCAACATTTGCGATGTTACTTCCAACAATATTTCCCAAAATTATAGCACTGTGTTCTCCAGCTGCTGCAACACTTGCTGCAAGCTCCGGCGTAGAAGTACCATATGCCACAATAGTCATTCCAATTACAAGATTACTTATTCTGAATTTTCGGGCGATTGTAACACCGCCACTAACTAACCAATTACCACCAAAACACAGCATAGCTAATCCAACTATAGTCAGCACTGCATTGATTACTACTTCCACAACGAAGTTTCTCGATAGAGGGGTTTAAAGTGAATGATTTACTATAATTTCACAATTCAAACAATTCAAGCTAATTTTAAAAAGTCGTTACAGGCACATAATAATCTAAAATTTCACTAAAACCGATACTAGACAGAATATTTCTCAGAACCAAGTGCTGAATGGATATAATCAATTATCTTCAGATAATCTGCCCTTGGTTCTGTACTAACCATAAATAATTCATTAGAATTAACGGGAACACTAATCATTGTGACTTTTTCATATTCAGTAATTGAAGATGTTTCATGACCAATCTTGTATGCCAGATTTGTATATAGTTCTCTTTTTTGTAATGCATAATGAATTGACATTTTAACTTCATCGCTACTTAACATTCCATCAATACTTTCTTTGTGGCCTCCAGCAACAAGCTCACCTTTACTATTTGCAACACCTGCAAATCTAATTTGTGAATCTAAAGCAAGTACTTTTTTCGATAATTCATCGTAATTAATTGCCAAAATATTACACCAAAAAATCTATTTTTTTCGGAATATTTCATCCTTTTCCTGTAATTCTTCAGTAAAGGTATCCATATCTAGCATGAACTCCTCCTCATCAGAATAAGCAGATTCTGCGTGTTCACTAATATCAAGTCCTACGTCTTCTACTTCAGGCGAAACCCTAATTCCAATTAGATGCTTCATTACTTGCAGAATTATCCAAGTTCCACCAAAGCCCATTGCGGCTGCAACGCCAACACCTACTGCTTGAATCCATAATTGATCAGGATTACCAAATAGCAATCCATCAACACCACCAGGATTAATCATAGTACTTGCAAAGATTCCAATAGAAAGTGCACCTACAATTCCGGCAACACCGTGAACAGAACTTACATCAAGTGCATCATCAATCTTTAGTTTTTCTTTGAATAGTACAACTCCTGAATATGAAATTACACCAATTGCAATACCAATGACAAATGCATGTTCTGCACTTACAAATCCAGATGCAGGGGTAATTCCAGCAAGACCTGCAATTGCACCGTTAATTGTTGCAACAACAGAAGGTTTTCCTGTTCTTACCCAAGAGAGTCCAGCCCAAATCAAAGCAGAAACTGAAGAAGCCATGTGAGTGACAATTACAGTATTTCCTGCAACTCCACCGGAAGCTGACAATGCACTTCCTGCATTAAAGCCAAACCATCCAAGCCATAATAACGAAGAACCAAGAACTGCAAGTGGAATACTATGAGGAATCATTATGGCAGGACCATAATGTCTTCTTTTTCCAAGTACAATTGCTGCAGCAAGAGCTGCCATTCCAACACTTGTGTGAATTACTATACCGCCGGCAAAATCAACTACACCTAATTGAGATAACCAACCTCCACCCCAAACCCAGTGAACTAGAGGATAGTAAATCAGCATAGACCATGCAGCGATAAATATGATAAATGAACTGAACTTCATTCTTTCAGCAATTGTTCCTGTAAGTAATAATGGAGTAATTGCTGCAAACATCAATTGGAATTTTACAAACAAGACACCTGGAATGGTTGGAGCATACTGTTCTAATGGACCATCAGATGGAACACCTTTGAGAAATACCCAATCCATATTTCCAACTAGTCCCATTGTGGAGTCACCAAAAGATAAACTAAATCCAAATACGAACCACATGACACTCAATAACGCCAAACCAAAAAAGATCTGCATGAAAATTGAGGCTGCGTTCTTTTTTCTTAAAAGTCCAGATTCAAAAAGACCCAATGCAGGGATCATTAAAAGCACAAGACTTCCAGCTACGAGCATCCACGCTGTATCCCCAGAATCAAGTACCATTAATGAAAAAAATTAATTCAAAACTAATAACAATGTCTGAGATTGATTATCATATGAATATCATTTGACCATCAAAATCAGAAATTATATTTGTGTAATAGACAACAGTATAACTAAATGCTCAAAATTGAAGTCATACTTGGCGAAAATGATGTAATGGCAATAAGCGAGGGATTAAAGAAAATAGGAATTGGAGGTCTCACAGTATCCAAAGTTAGAGGAAGAGGAAAGAGACCAGGACCCGAAATTCACGCATCAAAAGGCAGTGAGATCTTTACACCTCAGTTCAATGACAAATATAGAATTGAGGCAATCATTGCAGATGCTAGAGAAGACGAAGTAATAGGAATTATCAAAGAGAATGGCAGAGTTGGAAAAATATTTGTATCTCAGATCTTACGTGCAGTAGACATTGCCACAGGTGACGAAGGAGAAACTACAATTTAGAACCATCATGAATTTGCGCAAAAGTAAATTATTTCACAGAGAAAAGATGCAGCCATTGCAACGTAAAGATTGTCTTAAAGTTGCAGTTATGTGTGGAGTTATTGTTGTACCATTGCTTGTTGGTTTATTTTTATGAAATTCTCAAAAATCGCCATTGCAAAATTAATTCTTGCAGGAGTTGGTATGACTTTGGTAGGATTAGCTTTATTTGGACCGTATATCTAAAAATCACCAAAAGTATTTTCATAAATAACAGTAGGATTCTTTAATTGCTTTTCCATAATAGGAAGTGATTTTACAATACAGTAATTTACAAAATCACTGAATGATTTTATTCTATAATCATCTCTGAGTTTTTCTTTGTTTACTTCATAGACTATTTGCAATTTATGTAAAGTGAATTTCTGTAATGGAACAAATCTACTTCGTTTAGGTATTGGTGTAGATTCTGTTTTTTCTTCTGCAAAAATTTCTAAA encodes the following:
- the cofH gene encoding 5-amino-6-(D-ribitylamino)uracil--L-tyrosine 4-hydroxyphenyl transferase CofH; translation: MTINIDALLKNADPLISEILNNALSDKEISAQDGLELYKTTGIDFHLVGLVADEIRRRRVGDIVSYVVNRNINFTNVCIKQCGFCAFSRDFREEEGYFLPTEEIVRRAMEARQLGATEVCIQAGLPPDMKGDLYESICKEIKKEIPDIHIHGFSPEEILYGASRSEISIEEFLKRMKEAGVDTLPGTSAEILDQKLRDQISPGRISVENWEKVIKYAHKIGINTTSTMMFGHLETLEQRVAHIAKLRDIQKETGGFTEFVPLNFIHTEAPMYKHQLHEGIRRGGSGNDVLLTHAVARIMLNNSINNIQMSWVKEGQKMSQLLLMWGANDFGGTLINESISTSAGSEHGQLLKPKEIRRRIKEIGRIPAERNTNYKILKKFDAEEEVDEKLDRVSDTSQFGSYVELIKINKFRYKNPRAK
- a CDS encoding TldD/PmbA family protein; translated protein: MSALEEALNHSKNVGVDECEIVVLKKKIITVRITDSEIAETKQNFDESYGIRLIHNKKIASIQITNQQKIKDAINDSLKTLHSLKPREFWRGLPSKIKSQKLDGTYDKNLANISGSQAMDIAESMINATNSYKINTITGSLNIVSDDFELENSNGLKLKEKSTYISGIINAESESGTLPVSGIGHDCCRTLSNFSTEQIGNDAKNMCLESINPQKIDSDTYSIIFEPYSVGELLSFVIASNFNFKTFAEKKSCFSNDFEKEIAVKQFSLIDDPHISEGIGTKSVDDEGIKTQKRSLIENGIFKNTFSNLFDSYKEGKQSSGNALRLGSPMGRSSEPIPISAPHNLKINPGESSQEDMIKDTKHGLLIGRLWYTYAVNPIKGDFSCTARSGIKIIENGEIKGPGKSVRIIHNLADMLKNISEIGNNQKNIIQWASLPSIAPSIKAGKISVKSI
- a CDS encoding calcium/sodium antiporter; translation: MEVVINAVLTIVGLAMLCFGGNWLVSGGVTIARKFRISNLVIGMTIVAYGTSTPELAASVAAAGEHSAIILGNIVGSNIANVGMVIGIAAILVPLAVSKSVLRKEIPIMLGVSFLLILISIDGELSIYDGILLLVGLGVYGYYTFKDAMKHREESKENVGESKNNVYLKSFGLIGTGVVILYFGAILTVDNAVILAQEFGLSEKIIGLTVIAIGTSLPELITSIIAIRKGHGDIGVGNIIGSNIYNILMIMGVGATLGGVMVAPDVFIDYTIMIIFSISLLIALKTGIINRVMGACIAIGYVAYLVFTFFN
- a CDS encoding DUF6659 family protein — encoded protein: MAINYDELSKKVLALDSQIRFAGVANSKGELVAGGHKESIDGMLSSDEVKMSIHYALQKRELYTNLAYKIGHETSSITEYEKVTMISVPVNSNELFMVSTEPRADYLKIIDYIHSALGSEKYSV
- a CDS encoding ammonium transporter, giving the protein MVLDSGDTAWMLVAGSLVLLMIPALGLFESGLLRKKNAASIFMQIFFGLALLSVMWFVFGFSLSFGDSTMGLVGNMDWVFLKGVPSDGPLEQYAPTIPGVLFVKFQLMFAAITPLLLTGTIAERMKFSSFIIFIAAWSMLIYYPLVHWVWGGGWLSQLGVVDFAGGIVIHTSVGMAALAAAIVLGKRRHYGPAIMIPHSIPLAVLGSSLLWLGWFGFNAGSALSASGGVAGNTVIVTHMASSVSALIWAGLSWVRTGKPSVVATINGAIAGLAGITPASGFVSAEHAFVIGIAIGVISYSGVVLFKEKLKIDDALDVSSVHGVAGIVGALSIGIFASTMINPGGVDGLLFGNPDQLWIQAVGVGVAAAMGFGGTWIILQVMKHLIGIRVSPEVEDVGLDISEHAESAYSDEEEFMLDMDTFTEELQEKDEIFRKK
- a CDS encoding P-II family nitrogen regulator, giving the protein MLKIEVILGENDVMAISEGLKKIGIGGLTVSKVRGRGKRPGPEIHASKGSEIFTPQFNDKYRIEAIIADAREDEVIGIIKENGRVGKIFVSQILRAVDIATGDEGETTI